One genomic window of Stenotrophomonas lactitubi includes the following:
- a CDS encoding ribonucleotide-diphosphate reductase subunit beta: MADKPKQMLLDPGFELTLRPMRYPQFYDMYRNAIKNTWTVEEINFQIDISDLHSKMSPGERHLIHRLVAFFATGDSIVSNNLVLNLYQHLNAPEARMYLSRQLYEEALHVQFYLTLLDNYLPDPDERVKAFAAVENIDSIKKKADFCFKWIDSIQDLKRIETREERRQFLLNQICFAACIEGLFFFAAFAYVYYFRSRGLLNGLASGTNWVFRDESAHMEFAFECVDVIREEEPDLFDDKMKQDVYDMLAEAIECEVQFAEDVLSGGVAGISTRDMRQYLQHCADNHFHRLGMERKYNVRNPLSFMELQDVQELTNFFERRASAYQVGVKGEVAFDMNF, encoded by the coding sequence ATGGCCGACAAGCCCAAGCAGATGCTGCTCGATCCCGGTTTTGAACTGACCCTGCGCCCGATGCGCTACCCGCAGTTCTATGACATGTACCGGAATGCGATCAAGAACACCTGGACGGTGGAAGAGATCAACTTCCAGATCGACATCAGCGACCTGCACAGCAAGATGTCGCCGGGCGAGCGTCACCTGATCCACCGTCTGGTCGCGTTCTTCGCCACCGGCGATTCGATCGTGTCCAACAACCTGGTGCTGAACCTGTACCAGCACTTGAACGCGCCCGAAGCGCGCATGTACCTGTCGCGCCAGCTGTACGAAGAAGCGCTGCACGTGCAGTTCTACCTGACCCTGCTGGACAACTACCTGCCGGATCCGGACGAGCGCGTCAAAGCCTTCGCCGCAGTTGAGAACATCGACTCGATCAAGAAGAAGGCGGATTTCTGCTTCAAATGGATCGACTCGATCCAGGACCTGAAGCGCATCGAGACCCGCGAAGAGCGCCGCCAGTTCCTGCTCAACCAGATCTGTTTCGCTGCGTGCATCGAAGGCCTGTTCTTCTTCGCCGCGTTCGCCTACGTGTACTACTTCCGTTCGCGCGGCCTGCTCAACGGCCTGGCCTCGGGCACCAACTGGGTGTTCCGCGACGAAAGCGCGCACATGGAATTCGCCTTCGAGTGCGTGGACGTGATCCGCGAGGAAGAGCCGGATCTGTTCGACGACAAGATGAAGCAGGATGTCTACGACATGCTGGCCGAAGCCATCGAGTGTGAAGTGCAGTTTGCCGAGGACGTGCTGTCCGGTGGCGTGGCGGGCATTTCCACCCGTGACATGCGCCAGTACCTGCAGCACTGCGCCGACAACCATTTCCATCGCCTGGGCATGGAGCGCAAGTACAACGTGCGCAACCCGCTGAGCTTCATGGAACTGCAGGACGTGCAGGAACTGACCAACTTCTTCGAACGCCGCGCCTCGGCCTACCAGGTGGGCGTGAAGGGCGAAGTCGCCTTCGACATGAACTTCTGA
- a CDS encoding XVIPCD domain-containing protein, with the protein MERNEELALSQPQEGGRPGTTRRPASPLADPSLAPLLAKSPTLRAGLAQADRDNLGVEWGRAGDGTYLIPGVKIVIDENAIGQGSRIARSLSHEVGHHLFTEPSDPTTKQSYVNSKLRGEAAATLSNVQVQREIVAAGGPDIGVSGTGNRPQQYGAIAAELQAGRINRSQAIEQIAEVFKTEAPSVGPHANYELYYGAFYDQHIAPSQRQRRRRPEPELDAERTAVADRVGTPADDSPSLHRVSSSTAELGDADRALYMQIRAGVERLDAEHGKPWDESSQRMSASLLVLAKEQGLSRVDHVVLNSPTESLARGERVFIVEGAMDDPAHRRGHMNTMDALRAPEAESLHRADALSQSQAAILELQPAQHVHTQDGPSILR; encoded by the coding sequence ATGGAACGTAATGAAGAACTTGCACTGTCTCAGCCGCAGGAGGGTGGCCGACCAGGAACCACACGTCGTCCGGCTTCGCCATTGGCCGATCCCTCGCTGGCGCCGCTTCTGGCGAAATCCCCAACACTTCGAGCGGGTCTCGCACAGGCTGATCGCGACAACCTGGGTGTCGAATGGGGGCGAGCCGGTGACGGCACCTATCTTATTCCCGGTGTGAAGATCGTTATTGACGAGAACGCAATCGGGCAAGGCTCCAGAATCGCACGTTCTCTTTCTCACGAAGTTGGGCACCATCTCTTCACCGAACCATCAGATCCGACGACTAAGCAATCCTATGTAAACAGCAAGTTGCGAGGAGAAGCAGCTGCGACTCTCAGCAATGTCCAGGTCCAGCGCGAAATTGTCGCCGCTGGCGGTCCGGACATTGGCGTTTCCGGCACAGGTAACCGGCCACAACAATATGGAGCCATTGCGGCGGAACTCCAGGCTGGACGGATCAACCGCAGCCAAGCGATTGAACAGATCGCTGAGGTTTTCAAGACGGAGGCTCCATCTGTTGGTCCTCATGCGAATTACGAGCTTTACTACGGCGCGTTCTATGACCAGCACATAGCGCCCTCGCAGCGGCAGCGACGACGCAGGCCAGAGCCAGAACTTGACGCCGAACGCACCGCAGTTGCGGACAGAGTTGGCACTCCCGCCGACGACTCACCGTCGCTGCATCGAGTGTCTTCTTCAACAGCTGAACTTGGCGATGCAGACCGTGCTCTCTATATGCAGATCAGGGCTGGTGTGGAACGCCTGGACGCCGAGCATGGGAAGCCGTGGGACGAGTCGAGTCAGCGCATGTCCGCAAGCCTGCTGGTACTGGCGAAGGAGCAGGGGCTTTCGCGGGTTGACCATGTTGTGTTGAACAGCCCGACAGAAAGCCTGGCTCGGGGTGAGAGGGTCTTCATAGTGGAGGGAGCAATGGATGATCCAGCCCATCGCCGAGGACACATGAATACGATGGATGCGCTTCGTGCGCCTGAAGCGGAGTCGCTTCATCGTGCTGATGCATTGAGTCAATCGCAAGCAGCGATCCTTGAACTACAGCCGGCACAGCATGTTCATACGCAGGACGGCCCATCGATCTTGAGATAG